One region of Roseicitreum antarcticum genomic DNA includes:
- the rimO gene encoding 30S ribosomal protein S12 methylthiotransferase RimO — protein MSQNPPSLRPDIAPAARFSEPQRAGQPRIGMVSLGCPKALVDSERILTRLRAEGYAISPDYAGADAVIVNTCGFLDSAKAESLDAIGEALQENGRVIVTGCLGAEPDYIREHHPRILAVTGPHQYEQVLDAVHAAVPPSPDPFIDLLPATGVSLTPRHYSYLKISEGCNHKCKFCIIPDMRGRLSSRPAHAVLREAEKLVAAGVRELLVISQDTSAYGVDIKHAESHGHRAHITDLARDLGALGAWVRLHYVYPYPHVRDLIPLMADADSGVLPYLDIPFQHAHPDVLRRMARPAAAAKTLDEIAAWRAICPDITLRSTFIVGYPGETEAEFQTLLDWLDEAQLDRVGCFKYENVAGARSNALPDHVADEVKQDRWDRFMAKAQTISEAKLEAKVGSTLQVIVDNVDADGATCRTMADAPEIDGNLFIDEGYEGLSAGDLVSVTVDEAGEYDLWGQITQ, from the coding sequence ATGTCACAAAACCCGCCCAGCCTGCGCCCCGATATTGCCCCTGCCGCCCGGTTCAGCGAACCCCAGCGTGCCGGTCAGCCCCGCATCGGCATGGTGTCGCTGGGCTGCCCCAAGGCGTTGGTGGACAGCGAACGCATCCTGACCCGGCTGCGCGCCGAAGGCTATGCAATCAGCCCCGATTACGCGGGCGCGGATGCCGTGATCGTGAACACCTGCGGCTTTCTGGACAGCGCCAAGGCGGAATCGCTGGATGCCATCGGTGAGGCGCTGCAGGAAAACGGACGCGTCATCGTCACCGGCTGCCTGGGGGCCGAACCTGACTACATCCGCGAACATCATCCGCGCATTCTGGCAGTGACCGGCCCGCATCAGTACGAACAGGTGCTGGACGCAGTACACGCCGCCGTGCCGCCCAGCCCGGACCCGTTCATCGACCTGCTGCCCGCCACGGGCGTCAGCCTGACACCGCGCCACTACAGCTATCTGAAGATTTCGGAAGGCTGCAACCACAAGTGCAAATTCTGCATCATCCCCGACATGCGTGGCCGCCTGTCCAGCCGCCCCGCCCATGCGGTCTTGCGCGAGGCGGAAAAGCTGGTCGCGGCGGGCGTGCGCGAATTGCTGGTGATTTCACAAGACACCTCGGCCTACGGCGTCGACATCAAACACGCAGAAAGTCACGGCCACCGGGCGCATATCACCGACCTTGCGCGCGATCTGGGGGCGCTGGGGGCGTGGGTGCGGCTGCATTACGTCTATCCCTATCCGCATGTGCGCGACCTTATCCCCCTGATGGCCGACGCAGATTCGGGCGTGCTGCCCTATCTGGACATCCCGTTCCAGCACGCCCACCCCGATGTGCTGCGCCGGATGGCCCGGCCCGCAGCGGCAGCGAAGACGCTGGACGAAATCGCGGCCTGGCGTGCGATCTGCCCCGACATCACCCTGCGATCCACCTTCATCGTCGGCTATCCCGGCGAGACCGAGGCCGAATTTCAGACATTGCTGGATTGGCTGGATGAGGCGCAACTGGACCGGGTGGGTTGCTTCAAATACGAAAACGTCGCAGGCGCGCGGTCGAACGCGCTGCCAGATCATGTGGCCGATGAGGTGAAGCAAGACCGCTGGGACCGTTTCATGGCCAAGGCGCAGACGATATCCGAGGCAAAGCTGGAAGCCAAAGTCGGCTCCACGCTGCAAGTGATCGTCGACAACGTGGATGCCGATGGCGCCACCTGCCGCACCATGGCGGATGCGCCCGAAATCGACGGCAACCTGTTCATTGACGAAGGGTATGAGGGGCTGAGCGCCGGCGATCTGGTCTCTGTCACCGTTGATGAGGCCGGAGAATACGACCTCTGGGGCCAGATCACACAATAA